The following proteins come from a genomic window of Rutidosis leptorrhynchoides isolate AG116_Rl617_1_P2 chromosome 10, CSIRO_AGI_Rlap_v1, whole genome shotgun sequence:
- the LOC139870938 gene encoding uncharacterized protein: MADFMVKFINPRPLALVDETVPCAVTWELFTDGASTLEGAGARLILTNPEGEEHTYALCFAFTISNNKAEYEVLLSRLRIAWKMGNKALKVSVDSQLVANHLNGIFEARDPAMQKYLKLAEEMANKFDFISIMQVPRSMNKKADALSKLTSLTFSYFVKYVWIEVVEQKSTDVVHMIVPIEEVNTWINPIIAYLRDGTLPVDSAVARKIRIKAPMYTMHDNVLYKKSLLGPLLRCFGPQEVMVIREVHKGTCGMHSGFRTVVGKIMRLGKYWPSIYRDTSDVIKSCVSCQCHAPQVHVSSHDLIPILSAWPFQKWAIDLWVEAKPLKSITGRQIVNFVWEDIVCHFGVPYEIVSDNWKQFTHDPFRAWCDRLNIKQSFSSATHPQENGKVKVTNRDIVAGIGWVRIVRIGLELQMVLWAFRTTPKGSNRETPFSLVYGSEAVIHA; this comes from the exons ATGGCTGACTTCATGGTGAAATTCATTAaccccagaccgttggcacttgtCGATGAGACGGTCCCATGTGCCGTGACATGGGAACTCTTTACTGACGGTGCGTCTACTTTAGAAGGAGCTGGAGCCAGATTGATACTTACCAACCCTGAAGGTGAAGAACACACTTATGCTCTATGCTTCGCATTTACCATCTCTAACAACAAGGCTGAATACGAAGTGTTACTCTCTAGATTACGCATCGCATGGAAAATGGGCAATAAGGCGTTAAAAGTTTCAGTCGACTCTCAACTGGTGGCCAATCATTTGAATGGAATATTCGAGGCCAGGGATCCAGCAATGCAAAAATACTTGAAATTGGCAGAAGAAATGGCTAATAAATTTGACTTCATCTCAATCATGCAAGTGCCGAGGTCAATGAATAAAAAGGCTGACGCACTCAGCAAGCTCACTTCCTTGACATTCAGCTATTTCGTTAAATATGTATGGATCGAAGTTGTTGAACAAAAATCCACTGATGTGGTGCAT ATGATAGTTCCTATTGAGGAGGTGAACACTTGGATTAACCCTATTATTGCTTACCTAAGAGATGGTACGCTTCCAGTTGATAGCGCGGTGGCCAGGAAAATACGTATCAAAGCACCCATGTACACAATGCATGACAATGTTCTTTACAAGAAATCCCTTCTCGGTCCTTTGCTGCGATGCTTTGGCCCGCAAGAAGTTATGGTGATTAGAGAGGTCCACAAAGGAACGTGTGGGATGCATTCTGGCTTCCGGACCGTTGTGGGAAAGATTATGAGATTGGGAAAATACTGGCCATCAATATACCGTGATACAAGTGACGTTATCAAAAGTTGCGTTTCCTGCCAATGCCATGCGCCACAGGTTCACGTGTCGTCTCATGACCTGATCCCTATATTGTCCGCTTGGCCTTTTCAAAAATGGGCAATAGATTTG TGGGTGGAAGCAAAACCGTTGAAAAGCATAACGGGTAGGCAGATTGTTAACTTTGTGTGGGAGGATATAGTGTGCCATTTTGGCGTACCATATGAAATTGTTAGCGACAATTGGAAGCAATTTACACATGATCCGTTTCGAGCATGGTGTGACAGACTGAACATCAAGCAGAGCTTCAGCTCCGCCACTCACCCCCAGGAAAACGGCAAAGTTAAGGTCACTAATAGAGATATTGTTGCCGGTATAGGTTGGGTACGGATCGTAAGGATTGGATTGGAATTACAAATGGTTTTGTGGGCGTTTCGAACAACACCTAAGGGGAGTAACAGGGAGACGCCTTTCAGTCTCGTCTATGGGTCCGAAGCGGTTATCCATGCTTAA